From the Papaver somniferum cultivar HN1 chromosome 2, ASM357369v1, whole genome shotgun sequence genome, the window TTTGAAACACTCGATGTCCTTGCTTGAACAAGCTCCCACACAAAGTGAAAATCCAAAGTcatatgctttttttttttatataaaaaactgGATTAGATGTTAGTGCCAGACTATTAGTGTTACTACAATACTGAATAAGAGATGCTGGTAGGAAAATGTACAAATCCTAGAGAAGCTGACATAACCAAACCACCTCAGCTGCAGTATGAGCAAGAGCATGACACTCAGCCTCAGTGCTTGATCTGGCAACATTATATTGTTTCTTAGCTGACCAAGAAATGGAATTATAGAAAAAAAGAATGCAGAAACTACTTGTTAAACGCCTATCATTTGGAGAACCAGCCTAATCAACATCATTATAACCTTATAAAGTAGTGAGACCCTTAGAGAAAAACAAACCATGATATATTGTACCCTTTACATATCTCAGGATTCTCTTGGCTCAACCAAATGAGTGGCATTAGGTTTCGGCATGAACATACATACTTGGTTTACAACAAAGTTAATATCTGGCCTACTCCATGTTAAGTACCGAAGAGCACCAACAAGAGATTTATACTTTGTAGGATTATCTAAAAGTTCACCATCATTAACACTGAGTTTAGAAGTTGTTTAATTAGGAGTAGAACAACACTTAATACCCACCATTCGAGTCTTGTCTGAAAGATCCAGTGCATACTTGGTTTGACATACAAAAAGATCCCTACCATTTACTTTAACTTCCAGACCAAGAAAATAGTGAAGCTGGCCAAGATTCTTGAGAGGAAAAATTTGCTTAAAGTAGTGACAAATTAAGCAAAATAGGAAGTAGAGATACCTGTAAGAACAATAGTATCCACATACACCATAAAGATAGTAATTCTTGagccatatttaaaaaaaaaaataaagaaggatCTACAACTGAAGGATGAAATCCAAGAGAAACCAGAATAGTGTGCAGTTTATCATACCAATCTCTATGAGCTTGATTTAGGCCATACAATGATTTGTGAAGCTTGCATACATATCCGGGATGATCAGGATCAATGATGCATTTAGGTTGAGTCATATACACTTTCTCTTAAAGGTCCCCATGTATAAAGGCATTGCTCACATCAAGTTGTTGAATTTTCTAATTGAAGTGAACAACTAAAGAGAGAATAAGTTTGATTGCGGTTGGTTTGACCACTAGGCTGAAAGTTTCATTGTAGTCAAGACCTGTAAGCTGATGAAAGCCATTACCAACCAATCTTTCCTTATACTTATCCAGAGTACCATCAACATTTTggtcgggggggggggggggggggggaagggaTGGGGTACTTTGATCCATGTAATATTTGATTTCAAAGTTTCATGTTCTTCTACTATTGCaacttttcattttgtatttttgATTGCTTGAGAATAACAAGTTGGTGTAATATGAGTAGTAGATATAAAATAAGCTGCAGGAAAATGATGTTTGGTGTCTAAGCATATTTTTAGCTTAGTAATTCTAGATTTTCCCCTTATCTTTACTGAATGAGCATTTTGAACAACAACCAAAGAATCATGTTGACCAGGAGGCACCAACTTACTCTGAACAACAACCAAATAATTGGAATTTGAAGCAAGTGGTGTAGGAATAGTAGAAGCATCAGAAGTAGCTTGTGATGGTGCAATACTAGGAGAAGTATCACTACAAAATGATTCACATCTGAGAGCAGAAGGAGTAAGTGAAACAGACATAATAATGGAGTAAGGGAAAATCTCTTCATTAAATGTTACATGTCTGGAGACATACACCCTGCCAATGAGAGAATTCAAGCATCTATGACCTTTCTGATGTGCACCATAACCAAGAAAAATACAAAGTGAACTTCTATGAGCCAATTTGGAAGAAGCATAAGGCCTAAGCCAAGGATAACAGGAATATCCAAAgcttctaaaaaataataatctggACTCTTGAGAAATAACATTTCAAAAGGTAACACAAAGTTGAGACTCATGACAGGTAGTCTGTTGATTGTGAAATTTGTTGTCATAAAAGGTCAAACCCAAAAAGTATAATGGAGACCAACTTTGATGAGAAAGTCCTACCAATATCCAGAAGCTGTCTATGTTTAGCTTTAGAAACCCCATTTTGTTCTGAAGTACAGGGAAAAGTGTACTCGTGTTGAATACCATTGAGCAGTAGTAAATGTAGCTACTTCTTTGTTAATAAACTCTCCACCTCAATATGTTCCGATTGTAATTATTTACATCCTAACGGGTTTTCAATTCGAGTCTTAAAATTAATGAAGATAATCTTAAAATCAATTTTAGCAGTGAGAGGAAACAACCAACAAAATTTTGGAGAAATCATCCACTATGTTAACATAGTACAAGAAACTACTATTTTTCATTGCAGGACATGGACCCCAAAGATCCATATGCAGAAGTTCAAGTGGTTTAGAAGtacaatgaaaagaaataaaaaaaatagcttATGAGACCTTCCTAACTGACAACACTCACAAAAGAGTGGTTTTTTATTATAGAAATGTCAAAGAGATGACATATTCTACGATGTGTTTGAAAGATGGGTGTGCAAGTCTATGATGCCAGACTGCTGAAAAAGATTTACTTAAATGTAGAGCCTTGAGTGGTGGTTTTGTTGAGGGGTTGAAGTTGATTGGGTAGATACCATTGACATAAAGGCCTTGCAACAGAATCTTCCCAGACCGAAGATCCTGAACATTATAATCATACAGAGAGAAGgttgtagtgcatttgttttgaGAAGTAAACATATGAACAGAGAGAAGATTGTTGGATGCTTTAGGAATATGTAAGACATTCTGTAATGTGAAATAACGACTAACAGTTACAAAAGATATATAACCAATAGATGAAATGGATATGCATTCTTCATTAGCTGTTTGAATGTACTCATAACCATCATAAGAAGTATATTCATCAAGTAAAGAAGTATCGGTAATAACATGATTTGTAACTCCATTATCAACATACTAAGGGTTATCACCAAAAATGTTTGCAGCAGCTAAATTGCATGAAGATTTTGAGGAGGTGCACGACCTTGAAAAGATTGAGCATTCATCATCTGAGTGACCAATTCTAGTGCAGATGTGACATGGTATTGACTCACTAGAAGTAAAAGAAGGATGGGGTGGTGCTGACATGAAATTTGGAGATCTAGCCATTTGTTGATGAAAACCTTTGTGAAAAGGTGGCTGATATGCCCTCCTACCTCTATAGTGTTGATTGTGAGCACCTCTCACTGGAGAACCACGAAAATTTTTATTGAAAAAGGGAATTGTAATGATTATTATAAACTTTGAAGGCCAGAAAAACCTTAATTTAATGGACTTAGATCTGGTCTTGATAAAAATCTCTTCACTAAGAAAAATATTGTTCAATTCTACATTACTTATAGACGCAACGAAAGCATCAAAAAGAGAGTTCAATCCAAATAGTACGGTTAGCACAATTTCACTATCATTCAAAATAAAACTAACAACAGCTAAAGCATTAACTaccttcttgattttatttagaAAGAAGTAATTAATAAAATCGTTACCTAACTTGATTGATTGAAGTTTGGTGCGAAGTTGAATTGTATGAGTAAATGAAACTTGAGAAAATCTGGATTCAATATTCTACCATAACTCATGAGAAGTAGCTGCACCAGCAAAGTAAGGAAGAACAATATCTAACATGGTTGAGTTAAgctaaagaataataataataataaaatatacaTCTTGCCACAAATTATAAGACGAATTTACAATGTTGTTGTTAGCATTATTGCGAGATGTAAATTCCTCTAGACATTAACATTCACTAGTGACATAACCTATAACACGAGTTTGTTGATAAGAGCACGACTCAAAGATTTCCAGGTGAGAAAGTTGTTTTCCTTCAACTTGAAATTAACAATGTTGGTTAACTGATTGAGTGAACCTTAGAAATTGAACAAGTTTCCATGATAGATGTAGACGCTTGAAAACAAATAAGATACAAAGAAAAATACCCGATCTGgataaaaaaatcaatcaagaaaAGAGACCAAGAAGCAGGGAAGAAAAGCCTGTAAAAGAATTTTTGAGACAAATCCAGTGATTTAAAAATGAAAGAAAGTAGAAAGTCTGTAAAACAAAGATCACTCGGAAACAAAGTGATGATTGACCTCAAGAAACTCAATTAGTGGAGAAAACGAATGGATCGAATACCCCTGAGAAATTTCATTCTCAGGTCTGATGCCAAGATAACATAAATGATTCTTCTCATTAACACAGAAAATGATCTCAAAGAAATAATACAGCCGACAAGGAGTTTATATACACTCCTGAAAATCACTCACAACCACAAACACTCTAGCCATCAGAATACAGGAACATGTCCATGTTGACACAGATAAAACAGTTACAATTATTGTTTGTTGACAGGTAATAACAGAGGGGGAAAAGTGTAAGCTAGTGTAAACCGTTACATATTATCAAATACAAAAGCTATGTACATGGAAAAAATCATCAGACTATTCTTTGGCGAAGTTCTGATTTTTCATTTTAGGGTCCCAACTATTTTTTATTTCTAGAAATGAGTTGTATTTAATAAGATTAGAGATTTTACATAGAGCATTAAGATGTCCAAGCAGATCATGAGATGAATAAATCGCTCCCTGGAATTAAACTTTCTCACCAAACTAAACCATTTGTCTTTTATATAAGTAGTCGTCAGCTAATTATGTACCCATAATTTCTTCTTGATCCCTACATACATATACATATAATCATCTTTCATTTTCATGGTCATGATCTGTTCTATaaattttgttaattttattgttaTTGTTCGATGGTAAAACAAAAGTTAGGGGCAATGGGTGTTTGGAAGATTAGTCTCAAACACAACATCAAATAGAGAGATATGAGTAGTACCAGTCCATCAGACATTCATCTACACAAGGAAGAAGAAAGTTAAGATTTTATATTTTCCTTGTATTGACCCAAAAGTCAATGTGTTCCACCAAAGTTAGGGTCTGTTTGatacagttttgaaaaacagttttcaaaaatagttttccactgttttaaaaacatacctttttttccttgttttcattttctaaaaattgtttggtaaattgtttttgaaaacaaggaaaaccaactaaatcggatcaaatgtaaagattcgtctaagagatagtgatattagccatgactcacttgcagtcattccccatctcttactttgttctgaaaagaaaaaaagaataaagaaaagaaaaaaagagaaaacacagaaaacaataatttgttgttttcatttttttgtttttaaaaacagaaaacagatataaaacattttctgaaaatgtccttaccaaacgcgttttctcctgttttctgttttctctgtttttaaaaacagaaaactgtttttgaaaactataccaaacaggaccttAGCTTTCCATCGAAATTTTTTAGCTTTCCCGTaacaattcttttttcttttaaaatttaGTGAGTAAGCGGCTTTtaagctattttttttttggatgttcCTTTATATACCTCTAGAAAATATTAATGGTACCCCCATTGGTTAGTTAAGTTAGTTATTATTTTGTTTACTAGAAAATCTCGAAATTATTTGAAGTATTTGATAAAGATACCCCGCatatgaaaccctaaaataatAAAACTATGGAAGATTTACAGCCGGGATTGAAGATCCATGGAGTTTGGTTAGGATTGAAACAGCTACGGATGTTGCTAAAGTTATGATGATAATCTATGGAGTCTTAAAGCTAAAACATACTATCATTCTCATCTTCACCGGTTAATCCACCATTCCACATCAAAAACTATCTCATCGAAATCAAACCCCAACTTTTACCAAATTAACAATACCAAACAATACCATAAGAAAATTCGAAATCAAACCCAAGTTAGTAACACCAGAGACCCATTAATTGGTCGACCAAAGGGAGaccttctatatatatatatagggtaACTCATATGGATTTTTTCCGTCACACTTTTATGGTCCTCAAAATTGAGTTCCAAAAACAAATTGATTTTTCAAAATCTATCGATTCTAGATCGTTTTTCTTCAAACTTTTTGCAGCTAAGAGATCTTAATCATAATATCTCTCATAAATCGAaataaatattgaaaaacatCATCCATGATCAAATAATTTCTTGATTGAAACTTCAgtgaaaaaaaaatgtttacttaaaattttgatttttcaattttcatAAATAGCACGTCGTTTTTCTTCGAAAATATACCACAATATAGTTTATAATCACTTTATTGTATATATGTTGAAAGGAATTTGGATAAAGTTGATCAAAATCGAAGAGtttttagtttcaaaaaaaaaaccagaaaaaCGAAGATACTTTATCAAGTAAAGTATCTTACTTGATATGAACCCAAGTTCCGACACTAGGAATACCTTGATGAATAACATACAGCAAATAATACCCGGATGGAGCAAGAATGCTATTTGTAGGCGTTCTAACTTGGGTAACATACTCGGATGCTGCAACCTTGAGGGAGTTTCCACCTCCCAAATGCAGCAACCTTTGATTCATGGAATAGGAATGAGTCGTGAATGAAGGCGACACCATTGTCACGGTTACTTTCCGTGGGCTAAGTGTACCTGAAATCCTATATCGAACTCTTAAAATCTCTCCATAGTTTAGACTTGTTTGTGCTGTGGGCAATAAAATGGTAGGTCGGATACTGGCGAATTCCGTTCCCAAATATGCCGGTGAGAACGCTTCTAAAGTTAAGTCAGTCGGGAAATCAACTCCGGAGAAAACGTAACCAACATGAGTATTACTACCTCCTATTAAGACCCTACCATCCCTCAGTAAAACTGCTGTAGAGTGATACATTCTTGGCGTTTTTGATGGATTTTGGACTTGAAATCTTGATCGGACTGCGCTATCTGGTCGATAAATGACCGGACTTAGAACAGGGTTTCGTGCAATTTCCCACCCGGCTGTCCCACTTGAAGCACCATTGACAATCAAAACGTTGCCATCAGGAAGTAAAGTCATATCACCCATGACTCTAGCTGTGGGCATATTTTCCACGACCCATTGCGGTGAAGCATCAGTTATTTTAATTCTCCCACATGTCCTCAAGGCTGTAACGAAAACTCCTTTATTGGCTTGAGCATACGAACCTTTCGGTGCACCGCCGCAAATCAAGACCTCAGCTTCAGTGCCAGCAGCGCTCAACGGAAGAAGTACTGAGGAGCCTGAACTTGGGTAGTTTCTTGGATCCCCACCAGGTATTTGTGGGTACGTTCTTACGATCGAGTTTTTCTTGTAGTCGAATAAGATAGCTCGGTTATTCGCAAAGATGAACAAGTTTCCGTCTACATTTAGATGATCAAAATCAAGTAAGATACTTTATATGTGTCGGAATTTGGATAAAGGTATTCCTAGTGTCGGAACTTGGGTTCATATCAAGTAAGATATTTTTTGTTGTTAGTGTAAGTATGGTTTGTGATCTGACTAAGAGAAGAAATCAAGTCGTTCTAACATCTTCAACACTTATCTATCAACAAATCTCAGCTACAACAATTTCTCCGGTTACTATGTTTAGTTTTAGCGTTTCTGTCCTGCTTTGTTACTTTCTCATTTGGATCTTGTGGTCCACTCTGTAACGGGGTTCTTAAGTTTAGGTCACGATCTGATCAACATCAGCTCCAAATTTGGTTATGATTTTCTACCGTAGGTACATGAGTTCCGACGATTTTTCCGGCAAATTCATTGTTTTCCGGTCGAACGATATTCAGTTTAGCCATGTTCTAGCTGTGGTCTTTTGATTCATTTTAAAAATGTTCTTGGGTTGGGGATCATCTTTCACCGATACAAACTCTCCCGTATGTAAATGGGTATTGTTGTTATAATTAATGGTTATTCGTGATTCTGTCGACTGAGATTTTGTTACTAAAGATTCGATTTTTGGTTCGATACGAAAGTGTtttgcattttattttatttttgtttgcagTCAGTACTATGTAATTTGTTTATCATGTTATGTAACTTCCAGGTTTAATCCctgatttatttattaaaaagaaaataaaaaagaagaatatgCACGAGTGCGGAGTGCCACCAAGAAAACAATATTACTGTATACAACACACCAAGCTCACATGCCAATTCACCGCCCAACTGCGACTACATCTTGGAGCACATTGCTCACTCAGCCCTCAACCACATCAAACTCCAATAATATCCCCACATTTGTTTTAACACCTCAGACAACCATTTCCCAACTCGTACAATATTCAACACCAAAATCAGTTAtctcatctttctgttttctattttgttagagcatagctcggttgaacccaccaagcgttggtatgtcaagtttggttgtcatattttagtgaatcaaaactcatctaagagtcgcttgattatatactagaaaaaacttcgtatatgttagactagaaattctaggattatgagacatacaagtattactcgaagacctaaagaatgtgaagaagtaacaagctacaacgatgACATTATCGTTcatattgaggttagtaatattgaattgaattgtttcattcctaacgtatctttcaagtcgtgctatattgaaaacataactgcgaagctgtgaatgattatactctagtagtgagacatgatcacatgatcataatgTTAagaaattagaatacgaagtataacgcttatcttttgaacttcgtatatattacatcgacataatcgtatgaatgctattgtgattatgtgtatgggtaaaggtgaagatttcatcctaggaaacaatgtttacatttgtttaaaggaagtaaattcatgaacttgttttatgaatcgaaagggaaatcgctaggcttattggtatttttattcattgcatatctttggattaccaatatgtgtgagttagaagaaccgatcataacttgttatgtatcttggtataactaatcatagtgcctgacttatgatttggtatgacttttattagtgtaaacgatcctaagtaatcacctgagacggtatgatcgatatttataattggtgtgGACGATCACaatagagttgtgtaatcgatccttgtaattggtgtaaccggtcctagtaattggtaacTTCTGTAAcctatcacaagtaataccatgagtatatggtaaccagtcctggaaattgacgtaaccgatcctggtaactgacgtaaccgttcctggtaacttgtgtgttcgatcacaagcaaaccatattaaggtagaacggatccttgtgtttggtaaaaccgtatacccatgattagtgaattgatatttgatcaagcacatagttatcttggaatgcatatgaaccaattctaaacttgtttggaagagtagtataatcgattccaagattgtaaatatgaaagaggatttacaaagaaaatatgtcaacatactttgaacatggtcagtaactcttatcttttattgttcaaagatattccttaataactcaatgAGATCCCGGTCcggaataaattaagaatcttttaattaagattgttagttttatatgctttaattaccagcagttaaatgcatatctctagaaaataaaaattggtaatatgcatttactaattgaagattttccatgggagatttcggaaatattggacaaagcatttccaagaattatgaaaaccgattttgagcatttaatgcatatcttgagaatattcggttttggaaattccttggtgtccaaccaTCCTtgttctataaatacccaagtttttatttccagcaaactatcctaagagccagacaaacttcatttttgttgttgtttctggtggagtcgtctatccggagaggaaagtaccctaattaggcgaaatctattacgaccgctcgtttaaagacttatgtaggatcaagaagctctacgagtaccgttggtggaaaactagataattgcagtttattctagttttagattgatttgattgactaacgattgttgaactttAATTCCACCTAGTTTGTTCATTCTTGAGAatgttctcttctgatataagattcactcaaactagattgaagtgttagaactgtttgtagatataaagacatcttgtgataatccattgttaacagactcagttttgtgcgtgattgatcacaagagattcaagtggtgttgtgcaggtgtttattgaagattaaataagatttgaagacaaaaaagatttgttatttggtttctatatctttgggtgtgcacaaaccttgatcgattgggatccaactaaaatcggatttattcgattgattagttgtttaagatcggcatcaccttatagtttcttgtttgaactatattgattgattgcaaatctaaactatGCTACTTcgatagttgttggatagattgatctaaccaggcaaaggagtttattggttaaacgggagagcctttgcatgtgacttgagatatcttcatctgaaagaatcaagagagttgttaccaaacagattttttgttcatttattgtttggaatacgatccaaaggaattgttccagtgcgtgcacttattgaatgtcgtaagcgcagggatactgaagaaactaagtgaactaggtttagttgcttggtctcaactatacgaagttggtttagattttatatagcggcttagttccgagagtattcaattctggactaggtcccggggttaatctgcatttgcggtttcatcgttaacaaaatcttgatgtgtcatttacttttcctttccgcaattataattgttgttattataatttaaagtaaattacacaaacgctaactgcgtattacttgatagtgatcctataaagtttggttaagtccgaacctattatcaagtaatcacactttgattgttgtattgtctcgatctcatatccatagacggtcacacaaagtgtgaataccgatttgtagtatggtctcgactttgtccatagacaaacactttcggtaagagaacttataggtggataatttaaagattgtgcTGTATTTGgacaccctcgtcttttcatattcTGGACCTTATGGTTGGCTAGAAATGAACTAACATACCACCAAAAGCAAACAACATAAGAAGAAATCCTATCTTGGGATCAAAAACAACATCAAGAATATTCTGCGGCACAAGAATCTTTACCCCCAGTGCTACTAGGAGATTCACCGACATATAACCACTCAAGAAGCACCAAAAGGATCTCCACAATCTCGATAGGATGGTCCACCCCGAACATGAACTGGATTAAGATTAACAAAGACGGGGCGGACAGAGGTCACCCGTGTTTCGCAGGTGCAGGTTTCATTTGTAGGGATTCTGACGCACGAACTGTAATAACTTTAGCTCAACCTTTAGGAATTACGACTGCCTTAAATGTAGAAACTTGAGCTCTGCTTTTGGCATCAAGAACAACAATAGAAAGACAATGGCTAAAAGTTCTCTTCGAGGCGGATTCAGAGAACCTTCTGTGCTTTATCACATCCCCTACTCCCCCCCTTGGCACATCTCAGGGATGATTGAGGAAATAAAAAATAGATTACGACAGATCCCGCATGCTGCTACacaacacaactacagagaagaaaatcaagcaGCGGATGGCCTGACCAATCATGGGGCAGACGAAAGTCAAATGGGAAATATTTCAACCACAATCTAGATAATTCAGATTTTTATTGGTCAAATTATATTTCGTGACTCCATGGATACCATACACCCACGTCAAATGGTAACCTAAACTTCTTTAATAATTTacgtgcttcaaaaaaaaaaaaaaaattaacataaaCTCAAGACTTGTGAGCTCAGTGGAGGATATTCATACCATCTAACTGGGCCAAAGGCTAACGGGTTGACAAATAATTAACATTTAGTAACTGCGCATCTAGTGTTGAGGTTGTTGGACTCCACCACACGACACTAAGGTTTAAATATTATGAACAGTGAGTGAAACCTGAAACGTGGTTCCCGACTTCCCTGCCATATAATGTGAGTTAATGGCCATTTCTTGCTTCCATTAGGTGGATTTCATCTAGACCATCAATTCCATCCACCGGAGACATTGGACCACTACCATCATGATACAAAATGAGGTGAAATAACAGGAGTCGAAATCTGGGGCACCAATCATTTCCGGGGTCAATGTCCATGACTGCTAACGGTAGATATCGGAGCATTGTTAGGGCAGGTGTTAAACCAAATCCCactaattaaaattattttattttatatgaaCTGACTGACACGGGCAGTAATATCACGTAAGATATCGCCCTTTTTCACTCTTGGTAATATGGTATGATTGCTACACGGGATTACGCCTATGTGCCTCTCTCGTTTAAAAAAGACGCGAGCTAACACTTTGGGTACTGCTGTACTAACCTTAATCAACCATATGGATGTATTTTTAAGGTTGGTAATGGGGTACTATTTTGCTTGGGGGTATACCAATTTATATATAGGACAAAATAACAATTGTCTTTGGGTTGGTATATCCCTAAACAAAATGGTATCCTATTAGCAACCTTGTGTATCTTGTACAAATTCTACACATATTTAAGTTTTATCCTTTTTAATTGTCTGCCAGCCAAACTATGACAATAACCAAATCATTCGCAAAAGAGTAGGAAGGAAAAAAcaaaatccttgcaaacaaatATCAAAAAAGAAACATTGACACAATGTTATATTTGTTAGGAATAATATATGGTAGGTGGCTGATCTAACAGCCTCCACATCTCCTGTGGGACCCACACAAAGTCACCATGTTAAGACACGTACAAATTGATGTGTCACTTATATAGGATGATTATCCCTTAACAAATACTTATCTCTGTCTAGTACTGTACCTATATATATGGACCCACATGAACAGTTCAagtaagaaaaatgaaaaaggcAACTCAGTCCCGTCTTTTCTCccatctttctttcttcttcttaatttatGTATATACACTAATAACTATTACGGTTGGTGTGAGACAGTGTTATTACTAACCGTAGATATTGGTGTGAGCCGATATAGACTAATGAATATATCGGTACATCAACTTATGTATTGATGTTGACAACTAATTTACAACACGTTATCAACACGAATTTGCTCTGTGGTAATCGGCATGGAGCTGAAGAAGCGGAAAAAGATAATTCTCTTCAACCTTTGCATATTTAACTTGACTATTTCTAAATAGTTCTATGCATACGATTTTTATTATGTCTAACTTTGTTTCCTATTTCGATTAGGATTTATCAAAGAGAAAGTTAGATATCTTATGGTGTTTTGTATGTGCTATTTGGAGCACAGGAAATTGTACAATATATGAAGAGACATCCAAAATAGGTACGTATTAGCAATGACTCATATTTGTGATGTTATTCGATTACCGAATTTaaccaaatatttgagttttgtgGTTTTTGCTATTTTCCTCTTTAGCCGACCAACAGAAGGTTTTTCCGCGTCCTTTTTGGATAGCGTAGAGAGTAAAATTACGTTTGTTAGTACACCAACGATTTTGTGGTGTTAACGGTTTAATATCGGCAGAGCGAGGAATTGTTGCATCCTGCGTGATAGCAAAATTTTAATATTCCTTTGCTATAATAATCTCCGAAACTCAAAGTCGTTCCACCAAAGGTCAGAAAGCGATGAAAAATGGACACCGGCTTTACACGGTTAGCCAGTCTCTATCTATGGTCTGTGAAATGACCACAATTGAT encodes:
- the LOC113346989 gene encoding aldehyde oxidase GLOX1-like, with translation MPTARVMGDMTLLPDGNVLIVNGASSGTAGWEIARNPVLSPVIYRPDSAVRSRFQVQNPSKTPRMYHSTAVLLRDGRVLIGGSNTHVGYVFSGVDFPTDLTLEAFSPAYLGTEFASIRPTILLPTAQTSLNYGEILRVRYRISGTLSPRKVTVTMVSPSFTTHSYSMNQRLLHLGGGNSLKVAASEYVTQVRTPTNSILAPSGYYLLYVIHQGIPSVGTWVHIK
- the LOC113350676 gene encoding uncharacterized protein LOC113350676; the protein is MSVSLTPSALRCESFCSDTSPSIAPSQATSDASTIPTPLASNSNYLVVVQNNPTKYKSLVGALRYLTWSRPDINFVVNQAGSPNDRRLTSSFCILFFYNSISWSAKKQYNVARSSTEAECHALAHTAAEVVWLCQLL